Proteins co-encoded in one Sebastes umbrosus isolate fSebUmb1 chromosome 20, fSebUmb1.pri, whole genome shotgun sequence genomic window:
- the mybpc2b gene encoding myosin binding protein Cb isoform X1 — MPEPVPADKPEGQAPEEPTEVAEPQPEIDDELPADGDSEADGDAEANPAEEEPGSTELSGLFVEKPPESIVAVAGADLIIIAKVDSTTLTRKPTMKWLKGKWLDLGSKAGKHMQFKETYDRNTKIYTYEMKVIKAVAGDAGGYRCEVTAKDKCDSSQFEISVEAAHQEEQQADILSSFKRADAGEDDGSLDFSALLKAAKKPKKKVEPEIDVWELLKSAHPSEYEKIAFEYGITDLRGMLKRLKKMKVVEPKHSEAFLTRLDSCYSVEKGKKIVLRCEVVDPDVQVKWLKNGQEIKPSAKYIMESLGNVRTLTINRATLADDAAYECVVGEDKCFTEVFVKEPPVTITKLMDDYHVVVGERVEFEIEVSEEGAHVMWYFEDIELHKDKESEKFRFKKDGIKHTLIILEATLDDIGMYHAWTNGGHTKGELEVEEKQLEVLQDIADLTVRATDQALFKCEVSDEKVTGKWYKDGVEVLPSERIKITHIGRFHRLLIDDVKPEDAGDYTFIPDGYALSISAKLNFLEIKVDYVPRQDPPKIHLDTTGNMVSQNTIIVVAGNKLRLDVEITGEPAPTCVWSKGDQAISNTEGRVRVEARKDLSCFVIEGAEREDEGNYTICVTNPAGEDKAMLFVKIVDVPDPPENVRCESVGEDCASILWDVPVFDGGAPLKGYLMERKKKGSTRWTKLNFDVYEATTYEAKRMIEGVMYEMRVFAINSIGMSPPSLTSKPFMPIAPTSEPIRLSVHDVTDSTCTLKWQAPEKIGAGGLDGYVIEYCKEGETEWVVANQELCERQGFMVRGLPTGEKINFRVTAVNIAGRSPPAVLSQPVTIREIMEYPKIRLPRDLRTKYIRKVGEKINLTIPFQGKPRPVATWYKDGQPLDEKMVNVRNSNVDSILFIRAAEREHSGTYELVLKIENMEDRASLVIRIVDKPGPPLKLHVTEVWGFNAALEWQPPKDDGNCDITGYTIQKADMKTKDWFTIYEHNRRTNCTSSDLIMGNEYMFRVLSENLCGLSEDACLSKNTAVIAKTGLELKSNPYKEKDMCCVPKFTQPLIDRSVVAGYSTAISCSVKGFPKPKITWRKNNIIISDDPKFLMRNNQGVLTLNIRKPGTFDGGKYSCVAVNELGTDEVECKLDVRLPLAIDAQKK; from the exons CCGAAGCAAACCCCGCAGAGGAGG AGCCCGGGTCGACCGAGCTCAGTGGGCTTTTCGTCGAGAAGCCACCAGAAAGTATAGTCGCTGTTGCAG GAGCGGATCTCATCATCATAGCCAAGGTTGACTCGACCACCCTGACAAGAAAACCCACCATGAAATGGCTGAAGGGCAAGTGGCTGGACCTTGGCAGCAAGGCTGGAAAACACATGCAGTTCAAAGAAACTTATGACAGGAATACTAAG ATCTATACTTATGAAATGAAGGTCATCAAAGCGGTCGCTGGAGATGCCGGTGGCTACAGGTGCGAGGTGACAGCAAAAGACAAGTGTGACAGCTCCCAATTTGAAATCTCTGTTGAGG CTGCACaccaggaggagcagcaggcagatattttgtcCTCCTTCAAGAGAGC GGATGCTGGAGAGGACGACGGAAGTCTGGATTTCAGTGCTCTGCTGAAAGCCGCTAAGAA GCCAAAGAAAAAAGTGGAACCAGAGATCGACGTGTGGGAATTGCTTAAGAGTGCCCATCCGAGCGAATATGAGAAAATCGCCTTTGAGTATGGCATCACTGACCTGAGGGGCATGCTGAAACGACTGAAAAAGATGAAGGTCGTCGAGCCCAAGCATAGCGAGG CTTTCCTGACGAGGCTCGACTCTTGCTACTCAGTGGAAAAAGGCAAAAAGATTGTCCTGAGGTGTGAGGTGGTCGATCCTGACGTCCAGGTCAAATGGTTGAAGAACGGCCAGGAGATCAAACCCTCAGCCAA GTACATTATGGAGTCTCTCGGGAATGTCAGAACACTTACCATCAATAGGGCGACCCTGGCTGATGATGCTGCGTATGAGTGCGTGGTTGGTGAAGACAAGTGTTTCACAGAGGTGTTTGTCAAAG AGCCCCCTGTGACCATCACCAAGCTTATGGATGACTACCACGTGGTTGTTGGAGAGAGAGTGGAGTTTGAGATCGAGGTTTCGGAGGAGGGCGCCCACGTCATGTG GTACTTTGAGGACATAGAGCTTCACAAAGACAAGGAATCCGAGAAGTTTCGCTTCAAGAAGGATGGAATAAAGCACACGCTCATCATCCTGGAGGCCACGCTGGATGACATTGGAATGTACCATGCCTGGACAAATGGGGGGCATACCAAAGGAGAGCTGGAGGTGGAAG AAAAACAGCTGGAGGTGTTGCAGGACATTGCTGATCTGACAGTCAGGGCAACAGACCAGGCTTTGTTCAAGTGTGAGGTCTCTGATGAGAAGGTCACAGGAAAGTGGTACAAAGACGGCGTGGAGGTCTTGCCATCCGAACGCATCAAAATTACTCACATCGGAAG GTTTCATCGGCTGCTTATTGATGATGTGAAGCCAGAGGATGCTGGAGACTACACATTTATTCCAGATGGATACGCTCTGTCAATTTCTGCCAAACTCAACTTCTTGG AAATTAAGGTCGACTATGTGCCGAGACAAG ATCCTCCAAAGATCCACCTGGACACCACCGGAAACATGGTCTCTCAAAACACCATCATTGTGGTGGCCGGCAACAAGCTCCGTCTGGATGTGGAGATCACAGGAGAGCCAGCACCCACCTGTGTTTGGTCGAAAGGCGATCAA GCAATTTCAAACACTGAGGGGCGCGTACGGGTGGAGGCCAGGAAAGACCTGAGCTGCTTTGTCATAGAGGGGGCTGAGAGGGAGGATGAGGGCAACTACACCATCTGTGTTACCAACCCAGCTGGAGAAGACAAGGCCATGCTGTTTGTGAAGATTGTGG ATGTGCCCGACCCCCCTGAGAATGTCAGATGTGAATCAGTGGGAGAGGACTGCGCCAGCATCCTTTGGGATGTTCCCGTATTCGATGGCGGTGCACCACTCAAAG GTTATCTcatggagaggaagaagaaaggcTCCACCAGATGGACAAAGCTCAACTTTGATGTATACGAAGCGACTACATACGAGGCTAAGAGGATGATTGAAGGCGTTATGTATGAGATGAGGGTGTTTGCCATCAACAGCATTGGCATGTCTCCGCCGAGTCTCACCTCCAAACCCTTCATGCCTATTG CCCCAACTAGCGAGCCAATACGTCTGTCAGTGCACGACGTGACGGACAGCACATGCACCCTGAAGTGGCAAGCCCCGGAGAAGATTGGAGCCGGGGGCCTGGATGGCTACGTTATTGAATACTGCAAGGAAGGAG AAACTGAGTGGGTGGTGGCAAACCAGGAACTTTGTGAGAGGCAAGGATTCATGGTGCGTGGCCTCCCCACGGGAGAGAAGATCAACTTCAGGGTGACGGCGGTAAACATTGCTGGACGCAGCCCTCCAGCGGTGCTGTCACAGCCCGTCACCATCCGTGAGATCATGG AGTATCCTAAGATCCGCCTCCCTCGCGACCTGAGAACAAAGTACATCAGGAAAGTAGGAGAAAAGATCAACCTGACCATCCCCTTCCAG GGTAAGCCACGCCCTGTCGCAACCTGGTACAAGGATGGTCAACCCCTGGACGAAAAGATGGTCAACGTCCGTAACTCAAACGTGGACAGCATCCTCTTCATCCGCGCCGCAGAGAGAGAGCACTCTGGTACATACGAGCTGGTGCTAAAGATCGAGAACATGGAGGACAGAGCCAGCCTTGTCATCAGGATTGTGG ATAAACCTGGACCTCCTCTGAAGCTGCATGTGACAGAAGTCTGGGGCTTCAATGCAGCGCTGGAGTGGCAGCCCCCCAAGGATGACGGCAACTGTGACATTACTGGATACACCATCCAGAAGGCAGACATGAAGACTAAG GATTGGTTCACTAtttatgagcacaacagacgaACAAACTGCACATCTTCAGATCTCATCATGGGCAACGAATACATGTTCCGTGTCTTAAGTGAAAACCTCTGCGGCCTGAGCGAGGACGCGTGCTTAAGCAAGAACACGGCTGTCATTGCCAAAACAG GCCTGGAGCTCAAGTCAAACCCCTATAAGGAGAAAGACATGTGCTGTGTGCCCAAGTTTACTCAGCCCCTGATTGACAGATCTGTAGTGGCCGGTTACAGTACCGCCATCAGTTGCTCCGTCAAAGGCTTCCCCAAG CCTAAGATCACCTGGAGGAAGAACAATATTATCATCAGTGATGATCCCAAGTTCTTGATGCGGAACAACCAGGGAGTGCTGACCCTGAACATTCGCAAGCCAGGCACCTTTGACGGAGGAAAATACTCCTGCGTGGCCGTCAACGAGCTCGGCACCGATGAAGTGGAGTGCAAGCTGGACGTCCGAC TTCCCTTGGCCATAGACGCGCAGAAGAAGTGA
- the mybpc2b gene encoding myosin binding protein Cb isoform X8, translated as MPEPVPADKPEGQAEPQPEIDDELPADGEPGSTELSGLFVEKPPESIVAVAGADLIIIAKVDSTTLTRKPTMKWLKGKWLDLGSKAGKHMQFKETYDRNTKIYTYEMKVIKAVAGDAGGYRCEVTAKDKCDSSQFEISVEAAHQEEQQADILSSFKRADAGEDDGSLDFSALLKAAKKPKKKVEPEIDVWELLKSAHPSEYEKIAFEYGITDLRGMLKRLKKMKVVEPKHSEAFLTRLDSCYSVEKGKKIVLRCEVVDPDVQVKWLKNGQEIKPSAKYIMESLGNVRTLTINRATLADDAAYECVVGEDKCFTEVFVKEPPVTITKLMDDYHVVVGERVEFEIEVSEEGAHVMWYFEDIELHKDKESEKFRFKKDGIKHTLIILEATLDDIGMYHAWTNGGHTKGELEVEEKQLEVLQDIADLTVRATDQALFKCEVSDEKVTGKWYKDGVEVLPSERIKITHIGRFHRLLIDDVKPEDAGDYTFIPDGYALSISAKLNFLEIKVDYVPRQDPPKIHLDTTGNMVSQNTIIVVAGNKLRLDVEITGEPAPTCVWSKGDQAISNTEGRVRVEARKDLSCFVIEGAEREDEGNYTICVTNPAGEDKAMLFVKIVDVPDPPENVRCESVGEDCASILWDVPVFDGGAPLKGYLMERKKKGSTRWTKLNFDVYEATTYEAKRMIEGVMYEMRVFAINSIGMSPPSLTSKPFMPIAPTSEPIRLSVHDVTDSTCTLKWQAPEKIGAGGLDGYVIEYCKEGETEWVVANQELCERQGFMVRGLPTGEKINFRVTAVNIAGRSPPAVLSQPVTIREIMEYPKIRLPRDLRTKYIRKVGEKINLTIPFQGKPRPVATWYKDGQPLDEKMVNVRNSNVDSILFIRAAEREHSGTYELVLKIENMEDRASLVIRIVDKPGPPLKLHVTEVWGFNAALEWQPPKDDGNCDITGYTIQKADMKTKDWFTIYEHNRRTNCTSSDLIMGNEYMFRVLSENLCGLSEDACLSKNTAVIAKTGLELKSNPYKEKDMCCVPKFTQPLIDRSVVAGYSTAISCSVKGFPKPKITWRKNNIIISDDPKFLMRNNQGVLTLNIRKPGTFDGGKYSCVAVNELGTDEVECKLDVRLPLAIDAQKK; from the exons AGCCCGGGTCGACCGAGCTCAGTGGGCTTTTCGTCGAGAAGCCACCAGAAAGTATAGTCGCTGTTGCAG GAGCGGATCTCATCATCATAGCCAAGGTTGACTCGACCACCCTGACAAGAAAACCCACCATGAAATGGCTGAAGGGCAAGTGGCTGGACCTTGGCAGCAAGGCTGGAAAACACATGCAGTTCAAAGAAACTTATGACAGGAATACTAAG ATCTATACTTATGAAATGAAGGTCATCAAAGCGGTCGCTGGAGATGCCGGTGGCTACAGGTGCGAGGTGACAGCAAAAGACAAGTGTGACAGCTCCCAATTTGAAATCTCTGTTGAGG CTGCACaccaggaggagcagcaggcagatattttgtcCTCCTTCAAGAGAGC GGATGCTGGAGAGGACGACGGAAGTCTGGATTTCAGTGCTCTGCTGAAAGCCGCTAAGAA GCCAAAGAAAAAAGTGGAACCAGAGATCGACGTGTGGGAATTGCTTAAGAGTGCCCATCCGAGCGAATATGAGAAAATCGCCTTTGAGTATGGCATCACTGACCTGAGGGGCATGCTGAAACGACTGAAAAAGATGAAGGTCGTCGAGCCCAAGCATAGCGAGG CTTTCCTGACGAGGCTCGACTCTTGCTACTCAGTGGAAAAAGGCAAAAAGATTGTCCTGAGGTGTGAGGTGGTCGATCCTGACGTCCAGGTCAAATGGTTGAAGAACGGCCAGGAGATCAAACCCTCAGCCAA GTACATTATGGAGTCTCTCGGGAATGTCAGAACACTTACCATCAATAGGGCGACCCTGGCTGATGATGCTGCGTATGAGTGCGTGGTTGGTGAAGACAAGTGTTTCACAGAGGTGTTTGTCAAAG AGCCCCCTGTGACCATCACCAAGCTTATGGATGACTACCACGTGGTTGTTGGAGAGAGAGTGGAGTTTGAGATCGAGGTTTCGGAGGAGGGCGCCCACGTCATGTG GTACTTTGAGGACATAGAGCTTCACAAAGACAAGGAATCCGAGAAGTTTCGCTTCAAGAAGGATGGAATAAAGCACACGCTCATCATCCTGGAGGCCACGCTGGATGACATTGGAATGTACCATGCCTGGACAAATGGGGGGCATACCAAAGGAGAGCTGGAGGTGGAAG AAAAACAGCTGGAGGTGTTGCAGGACATTGCTGATCTGACAGTCAGGGCAACAGACCAGGCTTTGTTCAAGTGTGAGGTCTCTGATGAGAAGGTCACAGGAAAGTGGTACAAAGACGGCGTGGAGGTCTTGCCATCCGAACGCATCAAAATTACTCACATCGGAAG GTTTCATCGGCTGCTTATTGATGATGTGAAGCCAGAGGATGCTGGAGACTACACATTTATTCCAGATGGATACGCTCTGTCAATTTCTGCCAAACTCAACTTCTTGG AAATTAAGGTCGACTATGTGCCGAGACAAG ATCCTCCAAAGATCCACCTGGACACCACCGGAAACATGGTCTCTCAAAACACCATCATTGTGGTGGCCGGCAACAAGCTCCGTCTGGATGTGGAGATCACAGGAGAGCCAGCACCCACCTGTGTTTGGTCGAAAGGCGATCAA GCAATTTCAAACACTGAGGGGCGCGTACGGGTGGAGGCCAGGAAAGACCTGAGCTGCTTTGTCATAGAGGGGGCTGAGAGGGAGGATGAGGGCAACTACACCATCTGTGTTACCAACCCAGCTGGAGAAGACAAGGCCATGCTGTTTGTGAAGATTGTGG ATGTGCCCGACCCCCCTGAGAATGTCAGATGTGAATCAGTGGGAGAGGACTGCGCCAGCATCCTTTGGGATGTTCCCGTATTCGATGGCGGTGCACCACTCAAAG GTTATCTcatggagaggaagaagaaaggcTCCACCAGATGGACAAAGCTCAACTTTGATGTATACGAAGCGACTACATACGAGGCTAAGAGGATGATTGAAGGCGTTATGTATGAGATGAGGGTGTTTGCCATCAACAGCATTGGCATGTCTCCGCCGAGTCTCACCTCCAAACCCTTCATGCCTATTG CCCCAACTAGCGAGCCAATACGTCTGTCAGTGCACGACGTGACGGACAGCACATGCACCCTGAAGTGGCAAGCCCCGGAGAAGATTGGAGCCGGGGGCCTGGATGGCTACGTTATTGAATACTGCAAGGAAGGAG AAACTGAGTGGGTGGTGGCAAACCAGGAACTTTGTGAGAGGCAAGGATTCATGGTGCGTGGCCTCCCCACGGGAGAGAAGATCAACTTCAGGGTGACGGCGGTAAACATTGCTGGACGCAGCCCTCCAGCGGTGCTGTCACAGCCCGTCACCATCCGTGAGATCATGG AGTATCCTAAGATCCGCCTCCCTCGCGACCTGAGAACAAAGTACATCAGGAAAGTAGGAGAAAAGATCAACCTGACCATCCCCTTCCAG GGTAAGCCACGCCCTGTCGCAACCTGGTACAAGGATGGTCAACCCCTGGACGAAAAGATGGTCAACGTCCGTAACTCAAACGTGGACAGCATCCTCTTCATCCGCGCCGCAGAGAGAGAGCACTCTGGTACATACGAGCTGGTGCTAAAGATCGAGAACATGGAGGACAGAGCCAGCCTTGTCATCAGGATTGTGG ATAAACCTGGACCTCCTCTGAAGCTGCATGTGACAGAAGTCTGGGGCTTCAATGCAGCGCTGGAGTGGCAGCCCCCCAAGGATGACGGCAACTGTGACATTACTGGATACACCATCCAGAAGGCAGACATGAAGACTAAG GATTGGTTCACTAtttatgagcacaacagacgaACAAACTGCACATCTTCAGATCTCATCATGGGCAACGAATACATGTTCCGTGTCTTAAGTGAAAACCTCTGCGGCCTGAGCGAGGACGCGTGCTTAAGCAAGAACACGGCTGTCATTGCCAAAACAG GCCTGGAGCTCAAGTCAAACCCCTATAAGGAGAAAGACATGTGCTGTGTGCCCAAGTTTACTCAGCCCCTGATTGACAGATCTGTAGTGGCCGGTTACAGTACCGCCATCAGTTGCTCCGTCAAAGGCTTCCCCAAG CCTAAGATCACCTGGAGGAAGAACAATATTATCATCAGTGATGATCCCAAGTTCTTGATGCGGAACAACCAGGGAGTGCTGACCCTGAACATTCGCAAGCCAGGCACCTTTGACGGAGGAAAATACTCCTGCGTGGCCGTCAACGAGCTCGGCACCGATGAAGTGGAGTGCAAGCTGGACGTCCGAC TTCCCTTGGCCATAGACGCGCAGAAGAAGTGA
- the mybpc2b gene encoding myosin binding protein Cb isoform X2 yields the protein MPEPVPADKPEGQAPEEPTEVAEPQPEIDDELPADGDSEADGDEPGSTELSGLFVEKPPESIVAVAGADLIIIAKVDSTTLTRKPTMKWLKGKWLDLGSKAGKHMQFKETYDRNTKIYTYEMKVIKAVAGDAGGYRCEVTAKDKCDSSQFEISVEAAHQEEQQADILSSFKRADAGEDDGSLDFSALLKAAKKPKKKVEPEIDVWELLKSAHPSEYEKIAFEYGITDLRGMLKRLKKMKVVEPKHSEAFLTRLDSCYSVEKGKKIVLRCEVVDPDVQVKWLKNGQEIKPSAKYIMESLGNVRTLTINRATLADDAAYECVVGEDKCFTEVFVKEPPVTITKLMDDYHVVVGERVEFEIEVSEEGAHVMWYFEDIELHKDKESEKFRFKKDGIKHTLIILEATLDDIGMYHAWTNGGHTKGELEVEEKQLEVLQDIADLTVRATDQALFKCEVSDEKVTGKWYKDGVEVLPSERIKITHIGRFHRLLIDDVKPEDAGDYTFIPDGYALSISAKLNFLEIKVDYVPRQDPPKIHLDTTGNMVSQNTIIVVAGNKLRLDVEITGEPAPTCVWSKGDQAISNTEGRVRVEARKDLSCFVIEGAEREDEGNYTICVTNPAGEDKAMLFVKIVDVPDPPENVRCESVGEDCASILWDVPVFDGGAPLKGYLMERKKKGSTRWTKLNFDVYEATTYEAKRMIEGVMYEMRVFAINSIGMSPPSLTSKPFMPIAPTSEPIRLSVHDVTDSTCTLKWQAPEKIGAGGLDGYVIEYCKEGETEWVVANQELCERQGFMVRGLPTGEKINFRVTAVNIAGRSPPAVLSQPVTIREIMEYPKIRLPRDLRTKYIRKVGEKINLTIPFQGKPRPVATWYKDGQPLDEKMVNVRNSNVDSILFIRAAEREHSGTYELVLKIENMEDRASLVIRIVDKPGPPLKLHVTEVWGFNAALEWQPPKDDGNCDITGYTIQKADMKTKDWFTIYEHNRRTNCTSSDLIMGNEYMFRVLSENLCGLSEDACLSKNTAVIAKTGLELKSNPYKEKDMCCVPKFTQPLIDRSVVAGYSTAISCSVKGFPKPKITWRKNNIIISDDPKFLMRNNQGVLTLNIRKPGTFDGGKYSCVAVNELGTDEVECKLDVRLPLAIDAQKK from the exons AGCCCGGGTCGACCGAGCTCAGTGGGCTTTTCGTCGAGAAGCCACCAGAAAGTATAGTCGCTGTTGCAG GAGCGGATCTCATCATCATAGCCAAGGTTGACTCGACCACCCTGACAAGAAAACCCACCATGAAATGGCTGAAGGGCAAGTGGCTGGACCTTGGCAGCAAGGCTGGAAAACACATGCAGTTCAAAGAAACTTATGACAGGAATACTAAG ATCTATACTTATGAAATGAAGGTCATCAAAGCGGTCGCTGGAGATGCCGGTGGCTACAGGTGCGAGGTGACAGCAAAAGACAAGTGTGACAGCTCCCAATTTGAAATCTCTGTTGAGG CTGCACaccaggaggagcagcaggcagatattttgtcCTCCTTCAAGAGAGC GGATGCTGGAGAGGACGACGGAAGTCTGGATTTCAGTGCTCTGCTGAAAGCCGCTAAGAA GCCAAAGAAAAAAGTGGAACCAGAGATCGACGTGTGGGAATTGCTTAAGAGTGCCCATCCGAGCGAATATGAGAAAATCGCCTTTGAGTATGGCATCACTGACCTGAGGGGCATGCTGAAACGACTGAAAAAGATGAAGGTCGTCGAGCCCAAGCATAGCGAGG CTTTCCTGACGAGGCTCGACTCTTGCTACTCAGTGGAAAAAGGCAAAAAGATTGTCCTGAGGTGTGAGGTGGTCGATCCTGACGTCCAGGTCAAATGGTTGAAGAACGGCCAGGAGATCAAACCCTCAGCCAA GTACATTATGGAGTCTCTCGGGAATGTCAGAACACTTACCATCAATAGGGCGACCCTGGCTGATGATGCTGCGTATGAGTGCGTGGTTGGTGAAGACAAGTGTTTCACAGAGGTGTTTGTCAAAG AGCCCCCTGTGACCATCACCAAGCTTATGGATGACTACCACGTGGTTGTTGGAGAGAGAGTGGAGTTTGAGATCGAGGTTTCGGAGGAGGGCGCCCACGTCATGTG GTACTTTGAGGACATAGAGCTTCACAAAGACAAGGAATCCGAGAAGTTTCGCTTCAAGAAGGATGGAATAAAGCACACGCTCATCATCCTGGAGGCCACGCTGGATGACATTGGAATGTACCATGCCTGGACAAATGGGGGGCATACCAAAGGAGAGCTGGAGGTGGAAG AAAAACAGCTGGAGGTGTTGCAGGACATTGCTGATCTGACAGTCAGGGCAACAGACCAGGCTTTGTTCAAGTGTGAGGTCTCTGATGAGAAGGTCACAGGAAAGTGGTACAAAGACGGCGTGGAGGTCTTGCCATCCGAACGCATCAAAATTACTCACATCGGAAG GTTTCATCGGCTGCTTATTGATGATGTGAAGCCAGAGGATGCTGGAGACTACACATTTATTCCAGATGGATACGCTCTGTCAATTTCTGCCAAACTCAACTTCTTGG AAATTAAGGTCGACTATGTGCCGAGACAAG ATCCTCCAAAGATCCACCTGGACACCACCGGAAACATGGTCTCTCAAAACACCATCATTGTGGTGGCCGGCAACAAGCTCCGTCTGGATGTGGAGATCACAGGAGAGCCAGCACCCACCTGTGTTTGGTCGAAAGGCGATCAA GCAATTTCAAACACTGAGGGGCGCGTACGGGTGGAGGCCAGGAAAGACCTGAGCTGCTTTGTCATAGAGGGGGCTGAGAGGGAGGATGAGGGCAACTACACCATCTGTGTTACCAACCCAGCTGGAGAAGACAAGGCCATGCTGTTTGTGAAGATTGTGG ATGTGCCCGACCCCCCTGAGAATGTCAGATGTGAATCAGTGGGAGAGGACTGCGCCAGCATCCTTTGGGATGTTCCCGTATTCGATGGCGGTGCACCACTCAAAG GTTATCTcatggagaggaagaagaaaggcTCCACCAGATGGACAAAGCTCAACTTTGATGTATACGAAGCGACTACATACGAGGCTAAGAGGATGATTGAAGGCGTTATGTATGAGATGAGGGTGTTTGCCATCAACAGCATTGGCATGTCTCCGCCGAGTCTCACCTCCAAACCCTTCATGCCTATTG CCCCAACTAGCGAGCCAATACGTCTGTCAGTGCACGACGTGACGGACAGCACATGCACCCTGAAGTGGCAAGCCCCGGAGAAGATTGGAGCCGGGGGCCTGGATGGCTACGTTATTGAATACTGCAAGGAAGGAG AAACTGAGTGGGTGGTGGCAAACCAGGAACTTTGTGAGAGGCAAGGATTCATGGTGCGTGGCCTCCCCACGGGAGAGAAGATCAACTTCAGGGTGACGGCGGTAAACATTGCTGGACGCAGCCCTCCAGCGGTGCTGTCACAGCCCGTCACCATCCGTGAGATCATGG AGTATCCTAAGATCCGCCTCCCTCGCGACCTGAGAACAAAGTACATCAGGAAAGTAGGAGAAAAGATCAACCTGACCATCCCCTTCCAG GGTAAGCCACGCCCTGTCGCAACCTGGTACAAGGATGGTCAACCCCTGGACGAAAAGATGGTCAACGTCCGTAACTCAAACGTGGACAGCATCCTCTTCATCCGCGCCGCAGAGAGAGAGCACTCTGGTACATACGAGCTGGTGCTAAAGATCGAGAACATGGAGGACAGAGCCAGCCTTGTCATCAGGATTGTGG ATAAACCTGGACCTCCTCTGAAGCTGCATGTGACAGAAGTCTGGGGCTTCAATGCAGCGCTGGAGTGGCAGCCCCCCAAGGATGACGGCAACTGTGACATTACTGGATACACCATCCAGAAGGCAGACATGAAGACTAAG GATTGGTTCACTAtttatgagcacaacagacgaACAAACTGCACATCTTCAGATCTCATCATGGGCAACGAATACATGTTCCGTGTCTTAAGTGAAAACCTCTGCGGCCTGAGCGAGGACGCGTGCTTAAGCAAGAACACGGCTGTCATTGCCAAAACAG GCCTGGAGCTCAAGTCAAACCCCTATAAGGAGAAAGACATGTGCTGTGTGCCCAAGTTTACTCAGCCCCTGATTGACAGATCTGTAGTGGCCGGTTACAGTACCGCCATCAGTTGCTCCGTCAAAGGCTTCCCCAAG CCTAAGATCACCTGGAGGAAGAACAATATTATCATCAGTGATGATCCCAAGTTCTTGATGCGGAACAACCAGGGAGTGCTGACCCTGAACATTCGCAAGCCAGGCACCTTTGACGGAGGAAAATACTCCTGCGTGGCCGTCAACGAGCTCGGCACCGATGAAGTGGAGTGCAAGCTGGACGTCCGAC TTCCCTTGGCCATAGACGCGCAGAAGAAGTGA